From one Novosphingobium sp. genomic stretch:
- a CDS encoding methylated-DNA--[protein]-cysteine S-methyltransferase — protein MPRQSPELLTLDRMETPIGTALLAVDAGGYLRAFDWADYADRQLALLKRFTGAFELVPGTAPEAMRRAVDAYFAGDLAAIDTIPWRTGGTAFQLECWHALCAIPAGGTSTYARQAIAIERPKAVRAVGLANGANPVGVIVPCHRVIGADGSLTGYGGGLWRKRWLLRHEGVTGFQDHGDLFDFAEDLERARAAG, from the coding sequence GTGCCCCGCCAGAGCCCCGAGCTGCTGACCCTCGACCGGATGGAGACGCCCATCGGCACCGCTTTGCTGGCGGTGGATGCCGGGGGCTATCTGCGCGCTTTCGACTGGGCCGATTATGCCGATCGCCAGCTTGCCCTGCTGAAGCGCTTCACCGGCGCATTCGAACTGGTCCCCGGCACCGCGCCCGAGGCGATGCGACGCGCGGTCGACGCCTATTTCGCGGGCGATCTGGCGGCGATTGACACGATCCCCTGGCGGACGGGCGGCACGGCGTTTCAGCTCGAATGCTGGCATGCCCTTTGCGCCATTCCCGCCGGCGGCACCTCGACCTATGCGCGGCAGGCGATCGCCATCGAGCGGCCCAAGGCGGTGCGCGCGGTGGGGCTGGCCAATGGCGCCAATCCGGTGGGCGTGATCGTGCCCTGCCATCGGGTGATCGGGGCGGATGGGTCGCTCACCGGCTATGGCGGCGGGCTGTGGCGCAAGCGCTGGTTGCTGCGTCATGAGGGGGTGACCGGTTTTCAGGACCATGGCGACCTGTTCGATTTCGCCGAAGATCTGGAGCGCGCCCGCGCTGCGGGATAG
- a CDS encoding DUF6250 domain-containing protein, which translates to MSPWRLMLMAPVLLVALPASAAPPKGWVVEAEDPNATVSVTHGVIDIDSAKGITLWSPQKLSGPTTIRFETMAVAAGGPNDNVSDLNAFWMAHEKDGMSPLAHRSGKFEDYDTLAMYYVGIGGNRNTTTRLRRYVGQPGVRPLLPQHDRADAPAMLRPNIWTSITLTADGQHITVLRDGQMLFTLDDPAPYTSGWFGLRTTFSHLRIRRLTISTGTPRP; encoded by the coding sequence ATGTCACCGTGGCGACTGATGCTGATGGCCCCCGTCCTGCTGGTGGCTTTGCCCGCCAGCGCCGCCCCGCCCAAAGGCTGGGTGGTCGAAGCGGAAGACCCAAACGCCACAGTCAGCGTAACCCACGGCGTGATCGATATCGACAGCGCCAAGGGCATCACTCTGTGGTCGCCCCAAAAACTGTCAGGCCCCACCACCATCCGTTTCGAGACGATGGCGGTGGCGGCAGGCGGGCCCAACGACAATGTCAGCGATCTCAATGCTTTCTGGATGGCACATGAGAAGGACGGCATGTCCCCTCTCGCGCACCGCTCGGGCAAGTTCGAGGATTATGACACGCTGGCGATGTATTATGTCGGCATCGGCGGCAACCGCAACACCACCACCCGCCTGCGCCGCTATGTCGGGCAGCCGGGCGTGCGCCCCCTGCTCCCCCAGCACGACCGCGCCGACGCCCCCGCCATGCTGCGCCCCAACATCTGGACAAGCATCACCCTGACCGCCGATGGCCAGCACATCACCGTACTGCGCGACGGCCAGATGCTCTTCACGCTCGACGATCCGGCGCCCTACACCAGCGGCTGGTTCGGCCTGCGCACCACCTTCAGCCATCTGCGCATCCGCAGGCTCACCATCTCAACCGGGACCCCTCGCCCATGA
- a CDS encoding glycoside hydrolase family 88 protein → MDNLVSIEDTTGEFLLRLEDGRIIDTKGWNGWEWTHGIGLFGMWRYVEQTGDEKALGIIHQWFADQLPRGTTKNINTVSPFLTLAYLYERDPRPEWRAHLEEWAAWLMAPDGLPKTEDGGFQHIVYNDENPGELWDDTLMMSVLPLARIGLLLNKPDYVEEARRQFLVHIKYLFDTRTGMWFHGWDFGGRHNFARALWARGNCWITVAIPEIIEMLALPEGDAFRTFLVDTLAAQVRTLAATQDEASGLWHTLVDDPTSYLEASATAGFAYGILKAVRLGLLPGSYEAVGLKAVQGVIDHINEAGELTQVSFGTAMGDSLQFYKDIALTSMPYGQSLAICALAEALHRV, encoded by the coding sequence ATGGACAATCTGGTGTCGATCGAGGACACGACCGGAGAGTTCCTGCTGCGGCTGGAAGACGGGCGGATCATCGATACCAAGGGCTGGAACGGCTGGGAATGGACCCATGGTATCGGCCTGTTCGGCATGTGGCGCTATGTGGAACAGACAGGCGATGAAAAGGCGCTGGGCATCATCCATCAGTGGTTCGCCGACCAGCTTCCGCGCGGCACCACCAAGAACATCAACACCGTCTCGCCCTTCCTGACGCTGGCCTATCTCTACGAGCGCGATCCCCGCCCGGAATGGCGCGCGCATCTGGAGGAATGGGCCGCCTGGCTGATGGCGCCCGACGGCCTGCCCAAGACCGAGGATGGCGGCTTCCAACACATCGTCTACAATGACGAGAACCCCGGCGAGCTGTGGGACGACACGCTGATGATGAGCGTGCTGCCGCTGGCCCGCATCGGCCTGCTGCTCAACAAGCCCGACTATGTGGAAGAGGCGCGCCGCCAGTTCCTCGTGCACATCAAGTATCTCTTCGACACCAGGACCGGCATGTGGTTCCACGGCTGGGACTTTGGCGGGCGGCACAATTTCGCCCGCGCGCTGTGGGCGCGCGGCAATTGCTGGATCACGGTGGCCATCCCCGAGATCATCGAGATGCTGGCCCTGCCCGAGGGCGATGCGTTCCGCACGTTCCTCGTCGATACGCTGGCGGCGCAGGTGCGCACGCTGGCCGCCACGCAGGATGAGGCAAGCGGGCTGTGGCACACGCTGGTCGACGACCCGACCTCCTATCTGGAGGCCTCGGCCACGGCGGGCTTTGCCTATGGTATCCTGAAGGCGGTGCGTCTGGGACTGCTGCCGGGCTCGTATGAGGCTGTCGGGCTAAAGGCCGTGCAGGGCGTGATCGACCATATCAACGAGGCGGGGGAGCTGACCCAGGTCAGCTTCGGCACAGCGATGGGGGATAGTCTGCAGTTCTACAAGGATATCGCTTTGACCTCGATGCCTTATGGGCAGTCGCTGGCGATTTGCGCCTTGGCCGAGGCGCTGCATCGGGTTTGA
- a CDS encoding PHB depolymerase family esterase, with protein MRIRRIIESLLAIALSFPLVAASAAGEDLPKLGADAKRVSISGLSSGAFMAVQYDVAFSASTIGVGVVAGGPYNCSYVNMGGITTCMQGSPLGAASYNAAIGFQTLGKIDPIAHVAKQKVYLFSGTSDSVVKQSVMDAVRDFYQMLKVPAASLIYVNTTDAGHAFISQDFGNGCNTNQAPYVNECSVGGALYDQPAAILGHIYGTLKPKANALSAQPIAFDQTPYAGPTSSMASTGYLYVPAACRGAGAKCAVHVVFHGCLQSAESVGDAVYAKLGYNEWADTNGIIVLYPQVNKNVVPVNPNGCWDWWGYSGLDFQTRSGTQIAAIHAMVKTLTSQ; from the coding sequence ATGCGCATTCGCCGGATCATCGAATCTCTGCTTGCCATCGCCCTGTCCTTTCCTCTTGTCGCCGCATCCGCCGCGGGTGAAGACCTTCCCAAGCTTGGTGCCGATGCGAAACGGGTCTCTATTTCGGGACTGTCGTCCGGGGCCTTTATGGCGGTCCAGTATGATGTCGCCTTTTCCGCCAGCACCATCGGGGTGGGCGTGGTGGCGGGCGGCCCCTACAATTGCAGCTATGTCAATATGGGCGGCATCACCACCTGCATGCAGGGCAGCCCGCTGGGCGCGGCATCCTACAATGCGGCCATCGGTTTTCAGACTTTGGGCAAGATCGACCCGATTGCCCATGTCGCGAAACAGAAGGTCTATCTCTTCAGCGGCACCAGCGACAGTGTGGTGAAGCAGAGCGTGATGGATGCGGTGCGCGACTTCTATCAGATGCTCAAGGTGCCTGCCGCCAGCCTGATCTATGTGAACACCACCGATGCCGGGCATGCCTTTATCTCGCAGGATTTCGGCAATGGCTGCAACACCAATCAGGCGCCCTATGTGAATGAGTGCTCGGTGGGAGGGGCGCTTTACGATCAGCCCGCGGCGATCCTCGGCCATATTTACGGCACGCTGAAACCCAAGGCCAATGCGCTGTCAGCCCAACCCATCGCCTTCGATCAGACGCCCTATGCGGGGCCGACGAGCAGCATGGCATCGACGGGTTATCTCTATGTCCCCGCCGCCTGCCGGGGTGCGGGCGCGAAATGCGCGGTGCATGTGGTGTTCCACGGCTGCCTGCAGAGCGCGGAAAGCGTGGGCGATGCGGTCTATGCCAAGCTGGGCTACAATGAATGGGCCGACACCAACGGGATCATCGTGCTCTATCCGCAGGTGAACAAGAATGTGGTGCCGGTGAACCCCAATGGCTGCTGGGACTGGTGGGGCTATAGCGGGCTGGATTTCCAGACACGCAGCGGCACGCAGATTGCCGCCATCCACGCGATGGTAAAGACACTGACCAGCCAGTAA
- a CDS encoding SGNH/GDSL hydrolase family protein: MRSITTTLTTMALLAVANPALAGTARSWGAAMQAVPAVNGASSLPPLGDTTIRQIMRLSIGGDSLRLTFDNSDSPGPLLIDHIEVAQVDAAGRILPGTSQRVTVGDRPAVVIPAHAPMVSDPVKMVVAPLARVAISIHLAAGQQPWSFHGYAAANTLLAPGDQTTAPDMTSVNAMQRRFLVSGIDVTSARPLRSVVTLGDSITDGVRATVDSDRRWPDQLAGRLQQAGMVQVGVTNQGISANKVLQDGVGISALARFDRDVLGVPGVSHVIVLEGVNDIGGASRDNQQASFDTVGLINAYRQMVLRAHDHGVKVLLATILPYKGAGYWSAWGEEQRAKVNAWIRSQKEADGVVDFDAAVRNPADPQAFAPAYDSGDHLHPNDVGFTAMAKAVPLNLLR; the protein is encoded by the coding sequence ATGCGCAGCATCACCACCACTCTGACAACAATGGCTCTTTTGGCTGTCGCCAATCCCGCGCTGGCCGGGACCGCGCGCAGCTGGGGCGCGGCCATGCAGGCAGTTCCCGCCGTGAACGGGGCTTCGTCGCTGCCGCCGCTGGGCGATACGACCATCCGCCAGATCATGCGCCTGTCCATTGGTGGCGACAGCCTGCGCCTCACCTTCGACAACAGCGATTCGCCGGGTCCGCTGCTGATCGACCATATTGAGGTGGCGCAGGTCGATGCCGCCGGGCGCATCCTGCCGGGCACCAGCCAGCGCGTGACCGTGGGCGACCGCCCGGCGGTGGTGATCCCGGCCCATGCGCCGATGGTCAGCGACCCTGTGAAGATGGTGGTGGCGCCGCTGGCGCGCGTGGCGATCTCGATCCATCTGGCGGCCGGGCAGCAGCCCTGGTCCTTCCATGGCTATGCCGCCGCCAACACGCTGCTGGCCCCCGGCGACCAGACCACCGCGCCGGACATGACCAGCGTGAACGCGATGCAGCGGCGCTTTCTGGTCTCGGGCATCGATGTCACCTCGGCCCGGCCGCTGCGCAGCGTGGTGACGCTGGGCGACTCGATCACCGATGGTGTGCGCGCCACGGTGGACTCGGATCGCCGCTGGCCCGACCAGCTCGCCGGTCGGCTGCAGCAGGCGGGGATGGTTCAGGTCGGCGTGACCAATCAGGGCATCTCGGCCAACAAGGTGCTTCAGGATGGCGTGGGGATCAGCGCTCTGGCGCGGTTCGACCGCGATGTGCTGGGCGTGCCGGGCGTCAGCCATGTGATCGTGCTGGAGGGGGTCAACGATATCGGCGGCGCCTCGCGCGATAACCAGCAGGCCAGTTTCGACACGGTGGGGCTGATCAACGCCTATCGCCAGATGGTGCTGCGCGCGCATGACCATGGGGTGAAAGTGCTGCTGGCCACCATCCTGCCCTACAAGGGCGCGGGTTACTGGTCGGCCTGGGGCGAGGAGCAGCGCGCCAAGGTCAATGCCTGGATCCGCAGCCAGAAGGAGGCGGATGGCGTGGTCGATTTCGATGCGGCGGTGCGCAATCCGGCTGACCCGCAGGCCTTTGCCCCGGCCTATGACTCGGGCGACCATCTGCATCCCAATGATGTGGGCTTTACCGCCATGGCCAAGGCCGTGCCGCTCAACCTGCTGCGTTAA
- a CDS encoding TonB-dependent receptor, which produces MRLGTFVRSAGASTMAMGVALLCHAPAFAQSAPAAQPQTNVSDKDIMVTGIRQSLANALNAKRSSDQVIDAISAEDVGKFPDKNVGEALQRVTGVQIGRAGGEGSSVSIRGVDPGLVRVEVNGQSMLSTFAAAANGAATNPAVEFRDIPAEFISRLEVVKSATADMTEGGLGGTVRIITRRPFDSKKDYLAGSIQGVYGTTAGKVDPKASLIASHLFADGTLGVLVSGTYEKRSMWYDQAKTTGWRQIKKSATSTCTNLVQSGCVDLNGDGVGDFYPDIPRYAMYRETTQRYAVNSIIEWRPSSTFKLYLDTTYTRGRQTENDQFMQITTSSALSPTSSLGSDTAINAGNAASNVTFLQPATTNPTSASGLGVTYRNVLGTIDRQTFTGVFGGEWQASSRLNIKARAGYSWAKAYNDEIDAVANQYGLTSVGVNYNNSSGAPNITISGDPTNPAGINNFQIQHKPLVNTQTEKNFQLDGQYDVGGILQFIKFGVQRRLQRQSSIFHDATITYDGYGTTPGIGDIKTRSYVTGTGVDNITSTASNAAILSQIQSIVSHYDMGDHNFFSTGNLGFTAYPRWMNMGMAVAQAAGIPDATTASSWSPGNTYDVRLKNWAGYVSTKWQLHPFSHDLDIVAGVRVVQMKTVSSGYSINTAAGTFSPVTYYGSNTFALPTANLRYDLVHNKVLLRATATKVAAQPDLSKVAPYMSLNSTSLTGSVGNPNLKPYTGQQYDLGAEWYLSKINYLSATLWRKDITGFPQKIATTQNFFGQDYVMTTYVNSPAPVHITGFEAGSQFGFSFLPGKLKNLGMLANYTYAKDSGYSVTGYFSGAKLGFPGLSRHSVNGSLYYEDSKLSARISYNWRSRYNIGPDRDNLNAFGEAFGQWDGSFSYKFNDHVSVFLEGVNLFNAQRKEDEESLYRVSTVETYGRRIYFGVRGKM; this is translated from the coding sequence ATGAGACTGGGAACCTTTGTCCGCAGCGCCGGCGCATCGACGATGGCCATGGGGGTCGCGCTGCTTTGCCACGCCCCCGCTTTCGCGCAATCGGCCCCGGCCGCTCAGCCCCAGACCAATGTGTCCGACAAGGACATCATGGTCACCGGCATCCGCCAGAGCCTGGCCAATGCGCTCAACGCCAAGCGCAGCTCCGATCAGGTGATCGACGCCATTTCGGCTGAAGATGTCGGCAAATTCCCCGACAAGAACGTCGGCGAAGCGCTGCAGCGCGTGACGGGCGTGCAGATCGGCCGCGCGGGCGGCGAAGGTTCGTCGGTCTCGATCCGCGGCGTCGATCCGGGTCTGGTGCGCGTCGAGGTCAACGGGCAGTCGATGCTCTCGACCTTCGCTGCCGCCGCCAATGGCGCGGCGACCAATCCGGCGGTCGAATTCCGCGACATTCCGGCCGAATTCATCAGCCGCCTCGAGGTCGTCAAATCCGCTACCGCCGACATGACCGAGGGCGGCCTGGGCGGCACGGTGCGCATCATCACCCGCCGGCCTTTCGACAGCAAGAAGGACTATCTGGCCGGCTCGATCCAGGGCGTTTACGGCACCACGGCGGGCAAGGTGGACCCCAAGGCCTCGCTGATCGCCAGCCATCTTTTCGCGGATGGCACGCTGGGCGTGCTGGTGTCTGGCACCTATGAAAAGCGCAGCATGTGGTACGATCAGGCCAAGACCACCGGCTGGCGCCAGATCAAGAAAAGTGCCACCTCCACCTGCACCAACCTCGTGCAGAGCGGCTGCGTCGATCTGAACGGCGATGGCGTGGGCGATTTCTATCCCGACATTCCGCGCTATGCGATGTATCGCGAAACCACCCAGCGCTATGCGGTGAACAGCATCATCGAATGGCGCCCCTCCAGCACGTTCAAGCTCTATCTGGACACGACCTACACCCGTGGCCGCCAGACCGAGAACGACCAGTTCATGCAGATCACCACGTCATCTGCCCTGAGCCCGACGTCTTCGCTCGGCAGTGACACCGCTATCAATGCCGGCAATGCGGCCAGCAACGTCACCTTTCTGCAGCCCGCCACCACCAACCCCACCAGCGCCAGCGGCCTCGGCGTCACCTATCGCAACGTGCTGGGCACCATTGACCGCCAGACCTTCACCGGCGTCTTCGGCGGCGAGTGGCAGGCCAGCAGCCGCCTGAACATCAAGGCGCGCGCGGGCTATTCTTGGGCCAAGGCCTACAATGACGAAATCGATGCGGTGGCCAACCAGTATGGCCTCACCTCGGTCGGCGTGAATTACAACAACTCCTCGGGCGCGCCCAACATCACCATCTCGGGCGACCCGACCAACCCTGCGGGCATCAACAACTTCCAGATCCAGCACAAGCCGCTGGTCAACACCCAGACCGAGAAGAACTTCCAGCTCGACGGCCAGTATGACGTCGGCGGCATCCTGCAATTCATCAAATTCGGCGTGCAGCGCCGCCTGCAACGCCAGAGCTCGATCTTCCACGACGCCACCATCACCTATGACGGCTATGGCACCACGCCGGGCATCGGCGACATCAAGACCCGCAGCTATGTGACCGGCACCGGGGTCGACAACATCACCTCGACCGCCAGCAATGCCGCGATCCTCTCGCAGATCCAGTCGATCGTCAGCCATTACGACATGGGTGACCACAACTTCTTCAGCACCGGTAATCTTGGCTTCACCGCCTATCCGCGCTGGATGAACATGGGCATGGCCGTGGCGCAGGCGGCGGGCATTCCCGATGCCACCACCGCATCGAGCTGGTCGCCGGGCAACACCTATGATGTGCGGCTGAAGAACTGGGCCGGTTACGTGTCTACCAAGTGGCAGCTCCACCCCTTCAGCCATGATCTGGACATTGTGGCAGGCGTGCGCGTGGTGCAGATGAAGACCGTTTCCTCGGGCTACAGCATCAACACGGCGGCGGGCACCTTCTCGCCCGTCACCTATTACGGCAGCAACACCTTCGCCCTGCCAACGGCCAACCTGCGCTACGATCTGGTGCACAACAAGGTGCTGCTGCGCGCCACGGCCACCAAGGTCGCCGCCCAGCCCGATCTGTCGAAGGTGGCGCCCTATATGTCGCTCAACTCGACCTCGCTGACCGGCTCGGTGGGCAACCCCAACCTCAAGCCCTACACCGGCCAGCAGTATGACCTTGGCGCAGAATGGTATCTCTCCAAGATCAACTATCTGTCGGCCACGCTGTGGCGCAAGGATATCACCGGCTTCCCGCAGAAGATCGCCACCACGCAGAACTTCTTCGGGCAGGACTATGTGATGACGACCTATGTCAACAGCCCCGCCCCGGTGCATATCACCGGCTTCGAGGCCGGTTCGCAGTTCGGCTTCAGCTTCCTGCCGGGCAAGCTGAAGAATCTGGGCATGCTGGCCAACTACACCTACGCCAAGGACAGCGGCTATTCGGTGACGGGCTATTTCTCGGGCGCCAAGCTGGGCTTCCCGGGCCTGTCGCGCCACAGCGTCAATGGCTCGCTCTACTATGAGGACAGCAAGCTTTCGGCGCGCATTTCGTACAACTGGCGCTCGCGCTACAACATCGGGCCGGATCGCGACAACCTCAACGCCTTTGGCGAGGCCTTCGGCCAATGGGATGGATCGTTCAGCTACAAGTTCAACGACCATGTCAGCGTGTTCCTGGAGGGCGTGAACCTGTTCAACGCCCAGCGCAAGGAGGACGAGGAAAGCCTCTATCGCGTCAGCACGGTGGAAACCTATGGCCGCCGCATCTACTTCGGCGTGCGCGGCAAGATGTGA
- a CDS encoding Tat pathway signal sequence domain protein — translation MILSRRDTLKLSSLLPAAAAAPSVAWSAPAKTPAPVALHWLEGTPHMDLGQTLGVAWPRGALPRNTGFAVQANGTPIPAQSWVTATWPDGSVKWTAHALPIPQGPTPDGLQVVPAARPAAPVERVVVEQHAQGARVTCGGVVWDFATSGQALIRSASIGGKQVLGPLTLVGAMAEGPDGPRTPFTGTVTRLTVEQSGPIRAVIKVEGLHRPDAKATLPFTLRFYAYAGAQHLRIVHSFIYDGLPASDAIAGLGLSAAVPMHDAPHDRHIRIATDGATDGALFAEAVRPLTGLRRDPGAAFRHAQTHGQPVPPLAQMSAAVRDKLQYIPTWSDFRLEQASAHGYTIEKRTEPGHAWVGSQEGGRAPGLAYVGGASGGAAIARRWFWETYPSALAVEHAASDTATLTAWLWSPQAAPMDLRPWRGVNGMEGYDAQNAGLDITYEDYEPGWDSATGIARTAELTLWACAATPASDTIVAMAQANAASPRLMADPAALHAAQVFGDWSLPDRSGPNRTAIENQLANLVDFYSGEVDRRSWYGFWNFGDVMHTYDSDRHVWRYDIGGFAWDNSELSPDLWLWTQALRTGAAQPWRLAEAMTRHTSEVDTYHLGRFVGLGTRHGVQHWGDSSKQPRVSNAIYRRIYYYLTADERVGDLIADMADSDHTLDHVDIGRKVPGAKAYSGPAGTFDMGFGPSWTAVAGSWLTMWERTGDKQWRDRLVAGMSSIAALKFGWMAGGAPYDPKTHKFSGPGDHIALQHLSAVFGAVEVNAELIQLIDLPAYKQAWVDFCQWYNAPKEEFLAKFGPPFGARNLREAYARMTAYAARASGSKALMQRAVAEFYSGDQGLGTWDHDPRHMVDGVLEWPQVSTNASAQWGLAAIQMLAIAPQELEAMAIPPHHSSAQEPRH, via the coding sequence ATGATCCTTTCCCGCCGCGATACGCTGAAACTCTCCAGCCTGCTGCCCGCCGCCGCAGCCGCGCCTTCCGTCGCATGGAGCGCCCCCGCCAAAACCCCCGCCCCCGTCGCGCTGCACTGGCTGGAGGGCACACCGCACATGGATCTGGGCCAGACCCTGGGCGTGGCTTGGCCGCGCGGCGCACTGCCCCGCAACACCGGCTTTGCGGTGCAGGCCAACGGCACGCCCATCCCCGCGCAAAGCTGGGTGACGGCGACATGGCCCGATGGCTCGGTCAAATGGACCGCCCATGCCCTGCCGATCCCACAAGGCCCCACACCCGATGGCCTGCAAGTGGTCCCCGCTGCCCGCCCGGCAGCGCCGGTCGAGCGCGTGGTGGTCGAACAGCATGCGCAAGGCGCCCGCGTCACCTGCGGCGGCGTGGTCTGGGACTTCGCCACCAGTGGACAGGCGCTGATCCGCTCGGCCAGCATCGGCGGCAAGCAGGTTCTGGGCCCGCTGACACTGGTCGGCGCCATGGCGGAGGGCCCGGATGGCCCACGCACGCCCTTCACCGGCACCGTCACCCGGCTGACCGTGGAACAGAGCGGCCCCATCCGCGCAGTGATCAAAGTCGAGGGCCTGCACCGCCCGGATGCCAAGGCCACCCTGCCCTTCACCCTGCGCTTCTACGCCTATGCCGGGGCGCAGCATCTGCGCATCGTCCATAGCTTCATCTACGACGGCCTGCCCGCGTCCGACGCCATCGCGGGCCTTGGCCTCTCTGCCGCCGTGCCGATGCATGACGCGCCGCATGACCGCCATATCCGCATTGCAACAGATGGGGCCACCGATGGCGCGCTGTTCGCCGAAGCCGTCCGCCCGCTGACGGGCCTGCGCCGCGACCCCGGCGCCGCATTCCGCCATGCGCAGACCCATGGCCAACCCGTCCCGCCGCTCGCCCAGATGAGCGCCGCCGTGCGCGACAAGCTGCAGTACATCCCGACATGGTCGGACTTCCGCCTCGAACAGGCGAGCGCCCATGGCTACACCATCGAAAAGCGCACCGAGCCGGGCCATGCCTGGGTCGGCTCGCAGGAAGGTGGCCGCGCGCCCGGCCTTGCCTATGTCGGGGGAGCCAGCGGAGGCGCCGCCATCGCAAGGCGCTGGTTCTGGGAAACCTATCCCTCGGCCTTAGCCGTCGAGCATGCCGCCAGCGACACCGCTACCCTCACCGCATGGCTGTGGAGCCCGCAGGCCGCCCCCATGGACCTGCGCCCCTGGCGCGGCGTCAACGGCATGGAGGGCTATGACGCGCAAAACGCCGGGCTCGATATCACCTATGAGGATTACGAACCGGGCTGGGACAGCGCCACCGGCATCGCCCGCACTGCCGAGCTGACGCTTTGGGCCTGCGCCGCCACGCCTGCGAGCGACACCATTGTGGCGATGGCGCAAGCCAACGCCGCCTCGCCTCGGCTGATGGCCGATCCGGCGGCTCTGCACGCGGCGCAGGTCTTTGGCGACTGGTCGCTGCCCGACCGTTCCGGCCCCAACCGCACCGCCATCGAAAACCAGCTCGCCAATCTGGTCGATTTCTACAGCGGAGAGGTCGATCGCCGCTCGTGGTATGGGTTCTGGAACTTCGGCGATGTGATGCACACCTATGACAGCGACCGGCATGTCTGGCGCTATGACATCGGCGGCTTTGCCTGGGACAATTCGGAACTCTCGCCGGACCTGTGGCTGTGGACGCAGGCTTTGCGCACCGGCGCCGCGCAACCATGGCGCCTGGCCGAGGCGATGACCCGCCACACCAGCGAGGTCGATACCTATCATCTGGGCCGCTTCGTGGGCCTTGGCACCCGCCACGGTGTGCAGCATTGGGGCGACAGTTCGAAACAGCCGCGCGTTTCCAACGCCATCTATCGCCGGATCTATTACTACCTCACCGCCGATGAGCGCGTGGGCGATCTGATCGCCGATATGGCCGATTCAGACCACACGCTCGATCATGTCGATATCGGTCGCAAGGTGCCCGGCGCCAAGGCCTACAGCGGCCCGGCAGGCACCTTCGACATGGGCTTCGGCCCCAGCTGGACGGCGGTGGCCGGAAGCTGGCTCACCATGTGGGAGCGCACCGGGGACAAGCAGTGGCGCGACCGTCTGGTGGCGGGCATGAGCAGCATCGCCGCGCTGAAATTCGGCTGGATGGCGGGCGGCGCGCCCTATGATCCGAAAACGCATAAGTTTTCCGGCCCCGGCGACCATATCGCGCTCCAGCATCTGTCCGCCGTCTTCGGCGCGGTGGAGGTCAATGCCGAGCTGATCCAGCTCATCGACCTGCCCGCCTACAAACAGGCCTGGGTCGATTTCTGCCAGTGGTACAATGCGCCCAAGGAAGAGTTTCTCGCCAAATTCGGGCCTCCGTTTGGCGCCCGCAACCTGCGTGAGGCCTATGCCCGCATGACGGCCTATGCCGCGCGCGCCAGCGGTAGCAAGGCGCTGATGCAGCGCGCGGTGGCAGAGTTCTACTCCGGCGATCAGGGGCTGGGCACATGGGATCACGATCCGCGCCATATGGTGGACGGCGTGCTGGAATGGCCGCAGGTGTCCACCAATGCCTCGGCGCAATGGGGGCTGGCGGCGATCCAGATGCTCGCCATCGCCCCGCAGGAGCTGGAGGCGATGGCCATCCCGCCGCATCATTCCAGCGCTCAGGAACCGCGCCACTGA